The proteins below come from a single Burkholderia sp. FERM BP-3421 genomic window:
- a CDS encoding ABC transporter substrate-binding protein has translation MKKLALYLAIVASSTTVYAKDWTVVRFGVDASYAPFASKRADGGLVGFDIDLGNQICARLKAKCVWVENDFDGMIPALKAKKFDGVLSSMSITPKRAEQIDFSDRLYKEPRRLVAKKGSGLLPTPESLAGKVVGVEQGSTEETYAKTYWEPKGVKVMSYQNQDQVYTDLLSGRLDGALQDEVQADIAFLKTPRGAGFQLVGAELVDEKILGSGTGIGLRKEDVDLRVKINKAIADMLKDGTYKSLEKKYFDFDIYGG, from the coding sequence ATGAAAAAGCTTGCCCTGTACCTTGCTATCGTGGCCAGTTCCACGACTGTCTATGCGAAAGATTGGACAGTCGTCCGGTTTGGCGTGGATGCCAGCTATGCGCCGTTCGCATCGAAGCGCGCCGACGGCGGCCTGGTCGGCTTCGACATCGATCTCGGCAACCAGATCTGCGCGCGCCTCAAGGCAAAATGCGTGTGGGTCGAGAATGACTTCGACGGGATGATTCCCGCACTGAAGGCAAAGAAATTCGACGGCGTGCTGTCGTCCATGTCGATTACGCCGAAGCGCGCCGAACAGATCGACTTCTCCGACAGGCTTTATAAGGAGCCGAGGCGCCTTGTCGCGAAGAAGGGCTCAGGGCTGCTTCCGACACCGGAGTCGCTGGCCGGCAAGGTGGTCGGCGTCGAGCAGGGCTCGACCGAGGAAACCTACGCGAAGACCTACTGGGAGCCGAAGGGCGTGAAGGTCATGTCCTACCAGAATCAGGACCAGGTCTATACCGATCTGCTCTCGGGCCGATTGGACGGTGCGTTGCAGGATGAGGTCCAAGCCGATATTGCGTTCCTGAAAACGCCGCGCGGCGCCGGCTTCCAGCTCGTCGGGGCGGAACTCGTCGACGAGAAGATCCTCGGCAGCGGCACCGGCATCGGCCTGCGCAAGGAGGACGTCGATCTGCGGGTAAAGATCAATAAGGCGATCGCCGACATGCTCAAAGACGGCACCTACAAGAGTCTCGAAAAGAAGTACTTCGATTTCGATATTTACGGAGGCTAG
- the astE gene encoding succinylglutamate desuccinylase, which yields MTSSADAGGAWLDDCLALTLGGAAPEPRSGPCANGAVRWTWLDEGLFAFEPAAPAAALPSVLVSAGVHGDETAPIELLSALVRDLARGALPLACRLLVALGNPAAMRAGERYLDDDLNRLFSGRHAQHATSREAPRAARLEAAARAFFDAAAGARWHVDMHTAIRASVFERFALLPHTGAAPTRAMFEWLGGAQIMAVLLHTAKGNTFSHFCAERCGALACTLELGKVMPFGQNDLARFAGADDAVRRLAAGMPAAGGALPRVFTVIDQITKHSDAFELFVATDVPNFTPFARGALLARDGAYRYEVRHDEERIVFPNPTVKPGLRAGLMVIETTDATHAALA from the coding sequence ATGACTTCCAGCGCTGACGCGGGCGGCGCGTGGCTCGATGACTGCCTCGCGCTGACGCTGGGCGGCGCGGCGCCCGAACCGCGCAGCGGGCCGTGCGCGAACGGCGCGGTGCGCTGGACCTGGCTCGACGAGGGGCTGTTCGCGTTCGAACCGGCCGCGCCGGCTGCCGCGTTGCCGAGCGTGCTCGTGTCGGCGGGCGTGCACGGCGACGAGACCGCGCCGATCGAATTGCTGTCGGCGCTCGTGCGCGATCTCGCGCGCGGCGCGCTGCCGCTCGCGTGCCGCCTGCTCGTCGCGCTCGGCAATCCGGCTGCGATGCGCGCGGGCGAACGCTACCTCGACGACGATCTGAACCGTCTGTTCAGCGGCCGCCACGCGCAGCATGCGACGAGTCGCGAAGCGCCGCGCGCGGCGCGGCTCGAAGCGGCCGCGCGCGCGTTTTTCGACGCGGCGGCGGGGGCGCGCTGGCACGTCGACATGCATACGGCGATCCGCGCGTCGGTGTTCGAGCGTTTCGCGCTGCTGCCGCATACGGGCGCGGCGCCGACCCGCGCCATGTTCGAATGGCTCGGCGGCGCGCAGATCATGGCGGTGCTGCTGCATACCGCGAAGGGCAATACGTTTTCGCACTTCTGTGCGGAGCGGTGCGGCGCGCTCGCCTGCACGCTCGAACTCGGCAAGGTGATGCCGTTCGGCCAAAACGACCTCGCGCGTTTCGCGGGCGCGGACGACGCGGTGCGGCGGCTGGCGGCGGGCATGCCCGCCGCGGGCGGCGCGTTGCCGCGCGTGTTCACGGTGATCGACCAGATCACGAAGCACAGCGACGCATTCGAGCTGTTCGTCGCGACGGACGTGCCGAACTTCACGCCGTTCGCGCGCGGCGCGCTGCTCGCGCGCGACGGCGCTTACCGCTACGAAGTCCGGCACGACGAGGAGCGCATCGTGTTCCCGAATCCGACCGTCAAGCCGGGCCTGCGCGCCGGGCTGATGGTGATCGAGACGACCGACGCCACGCACGCCGCGCTCGCGTGA
- a CDS encoding ABC transporter substrate-binding protein, whose amino-acid sequence MKLNWRKMAAHAVVTATALAAGSAFAADLKEVRFGVEASYAPFEYKTPDGKLAGFDIDVGNAVCAKLKVKCVWVENAFDGLIPALQARKFDAINSDMTITEQRRKAIDFTDPIYTIPNQLIAKAGSALRPTPASLKGKRVGVLQGTIQEAYAKKRWAPAGVEVVPYQTQDLAYEDLKSGRLDATFQDSEAGAKGFLSKPQGAGFAFAGGHVSDTEILGIGVGYGLRKGDAQLKTALNQALKDLKADGTIDGLAKQYFSVPVTLK is encoded by the coding sequence ATGAAGTTGAACTGGCGAAAGATGGCCGCGCATGCGGTGGTGACGGCCACGGCGCTGGCGGCGGGCAGTGCGTTTGCCGCCGACCTGAAGGAAGTGCGTTTCGGCGTCGAGGCGTCGTATGCCCCCTTCGAATACAAGACGCCCGACGGCAAGCTTGCCGGTTTTGACATCGACGTCGGCAACGCGGTGTGCGCGAAGCTGAAGGTCAAGTGCGTGTGGGTCGAGAATGCATTCGACGGGCTGATCCCGGCATTGCAGGCGCGCAAGTTCGACGCGATCAACTCGGACATGACGATCACCGAGCAGCGTCGCAAGGCGATCGACTTCACGGATCCGATCTATACGATCCCGAACCAACTGATCGCGAAGGCGGGCAGCGCGCTGCGGCCGACGCCGGCCTCGCTGAAGGGCAAGCGGGTGGGCGTGCTGCAGGGCACGATCCAGGAAGCGTACGCGAAGAAGCGCTGGGCGCCGGCGGGCGTGGAAGTGGTGCCCTACCAGACCCAGGATCTGGCGTATGAAGACCTGAAGTCGGGCCGGCTCGACGCGACCTTCCAGGATTCCGAGGCAGGCGCGAAGGGCTTCCTGAGCAAGCCGCAGGGCGCGGGCTTCGCGTTCGCGGGCGGCCACGTGTCGGATACCGAGATCCTCGGCATCGGCGTGGGCTACGGCCTGCGCAAGGGCGATGCGCAGCTGAAGACCGCGCTGAACCAGGCGTTGAAGGATCTGAAGGCCGACGGCACGATCGACGGCCTGGCGAAGCAGTACTTCAGCGTGCCCGTCACGCTGAAGTGA
- the hutH gene encoding histidine ammonia-lyase, translating into MDKTAQHILTPGTVTLRQLRSIHEQGSPFLIDPAALAGVARAQDVVATLISEGKTAYGINTGFGKLAHTIIPTDKLKQLQENLVLSHSVGTGECLDDKTVRLIMALKAVSLARGYSGVRPVVIERIVQLANHGFYPRIPSKGSVGASGDLAPLAHLAAALIGVGRVNYRGTEMSALDALELAGVAPLELGPKEGLALLNGTQVSTALGLVGLFGAERVFAAAVTTGSLSLEAIMGSKVPFDARIHAARGQQGQIDVAAIYADMLDGSAILDSHADCGRVQDPYSIRCQPQVMGACLQQIRNAAEVLRVESNAASDNPLIFSNEGDILSGGNFHAEPVAFASDALAIAIAEIGAISERRIALLLDTHLSGLPAFLVKESGLNSGFMIAQVTAAALASENKSLAHPASVDSLPTSANQEDHVSMATFAGRRLATMVDNTAGVVAIEALAAAQGVEFRRPLRSAENIEAAIDEIRARVPAYDEDRFFAPDLQAAKDWVMTYHLPHRHQTTLPSYTE; encoded by the coding sequence ATGGACAAGACTGCCCAACACATTTTGACCCCCGGCACTGTGACGCTGCGCCAGTTGCGCTCGATCCATGAGCAGGGCTCGCCGTTCCTGATCGATCCGGCGGCCTTGGCAGGCGTCGCGCGCGCTCAGGATGTCGTCGCCACGCTGATCAGCGAAGGCAAGACGGCTTACGGCATCAATACCGGTTTCGGCAAGCTCGCCCATACGATCATTCCGACCGACAAGCTGAAGCAACTCCAGGAAAACCTGGTGCTCTCTCACAGCGTCGGAACCGGCGAATGCCTCGACGACAAGACCGTTCGTCTGATCATGGCGCTCAAGGCCGTGAGCCTCGCCCGCGGCTACTCGGGTGTCCGTCCCGTCGTCATCGAGCGCATCGTCCAACTCGCGAACCACGGGTTTTATCCGCGCATTCCTTCGAAGGGGTCGGTCGGGGCGTCGGGCGACCTCGCCCCGCTGGCCCACCTGGCCGCCGCGCTCATCGGCGTGGGGCGCGTGAACTATCGCGGAACCGAGATGAGCGCGCTCGACGCACTCGAACTCGCCGGCGTCGCGCCGCTGGAACTCGGGCCCAAGGAAGGTCTGGCGCTGCTCAACGGCACGCAAGTGTCGACGGCGCTCGGCCTCGTCGGCCTGTTCGGCGCCGAGCGCGTATTCGCCGCCGCCGTCACGACAGGCTCGCTGTCGCTGGAGGCCATCATGGGCTCCAAGGTGCCGTTCGACGCGCGGATTCATGCAGCACGCGGACAGCAAGGTCAAATCGACGTGGCGGCTATCTACGCCGACATGCTCGACGGCAGCGCCATCCTTGATTCGCACGCCGATTGCGGGCGCGTTCAGGACCCCTATTCCATTCGTTGTCAGCCTCAGGTGATGGGCGCGTGCCTCCAGCAGATCCGCAACGCGGCCGAGGTGTTGCGTGTTGAATCGAACGCGGCCTCGGACAATCCACTGATTTTCTCCAACGAGGGCGACATCCTGTCGGGCGGCAATTTCCACGCCGAGCCGGTGGCCTTTGCGTCGGACGCGCTGGCGATTGCGATCGCGGAAATCGGCGCGATTTCGGAGCGACGCATCGCGTTGCTTCTCGACACCCACTTGAGCGGACTGCCCGCGTTTCTCGTCAAGGAGAGCGGCCTGAATTCCGGATTCATGATCGCGCAAGTCACCGCGGCAGCGCTCGCGTCCGAAAACAAGTCATTGGCCCATCCGGCGAGCGTCGACAGCCTCCCGACTTCCGCCAATCAGGAAGATCACGTCTCGATGGCAACCTTCGCCGGCCGGCGGCTGGCGACGATGGTCGACAACACGGCCGGGGTGGTTGCGATCGAAGCGCTGGCGGCCGCGCAGGGTGTCGAATTCCGCCGACCGCTGCGCTCGGCGGAAAACATCGAAGCGGCAATCGACGAGATCCGCGCTCGCGTGCCCGCTTACGACGAGGATCGTTTCTTCGCCCCTGACTTGCAGGCCGCGAAGGACTGGGTCATGACATACCACTTGCCGCATCGACATCAAACCACGCTCCCCAGCTACACGGAGTGA
- a CDS encoding EAL and HDOD domain-containing protein, protein MENRTVPGLGAEDGAGDEGTDAPEALALLVSRQPLVDRDGLLNGFALRVREDLGEWPEALVAGIREAGVRASLGGHKALLAATRPLLFADAMQALTPERYTFELSAQMEIDGDLIVRLVALHRRRYRFVLDGVAEPGPGFAQLLPYVEAVKLDLERIAGPMLRKLVDAMKAAGKRLIATNVETPERQEQAKALGFVQFQGYCFAHRHVSPSRRVSAPRHALLNLMQLLATDPNVAQLEVELKLNPVLVMHLMRLANTGEAGIGRQATTLREAIAATGTNRIARWTQILLYADGRKVALENDPLVQLAATRARFMELAAMALPDADRRTVEAAFLVGALSLIDAVFGDPIAVTLDDLTVSPTVRAAILSRDGALGALLDVIVGIERADWAAVEVGCGRLVGFSSAEAGKVALKAAAWAASADYTLDAVGLGRFQN, encoded by the coding sequence ATGGAGAACAGGACCGTGCCGGGGCTAGGCGCCGAGGACGGAGCGGGGGACGAGGGGACGGATGCGCCGGAGGCGTTGGCCTTGCTGGTGAGCCGGCAGCCGCTGGTGGATCGCGACGGATTGTTGAACGGATTTGCGCTGCGGGTGCGAGAGGATCTCGGCGAGTGGCCGGAGGCGCTGGTGGCGGGGATCCGTGAAGCGGGCGTGCGGGCGTCGCTGGGCGGGCACAAGGCGCTGCTCGCGGCGACCCGGCCGTTGCTGTTCGCGGACGCGATGCAGGCGTTGACGCCCGAGCGTTATACGTTCGAGTTGTCGGCGCAGATGGAGATCGACGGTGATTTGATTGTGCGGCTGGTGGCGTTGCATCGGCGGCGATACCGGTTTGTGCTGGACGGGGTGGCCGAGCCGGGCCCGGGGTTTGCGCAATTGCTGCCGTATGTGGAGGCGGTGAAGCTGGATCTGGAGCGGATCGCGGGGCCGATGCTGCGCAAGCTGGTGGACGCGATGAAGGCGGCGGGCAAGCGCCTGATCGCGACGAACGTGGAGACGCCGGAGCGGCAGGAGCAGGCGAAGGCGCTCGGTTTCGTGCAGTTCCAGGGCTACTGTTTCGCGCATCGGCATGTGAGCCCGTCGCGGCGGGTGAGTGCGCCTCGGCATGCGTTGCTGAACCTGATGCAGCTGTTGGCGACCGATCCGAACGTCGCGCAGCTCGAAGTCGAGTTGAAGCTGAACCCGGTGCTGGTGATGCATTTGATGCGGCTGGCGAATACCGGGGAAGCGGGGATCGGGCGTCAGGCGACGACCTTGCGCGAGGCGATTGCGGCGACCGGGACCAACCGGATTGCGCGCTGGACGCAGATCCTGCTGTATGCGGATGGGCGCAAGGTCGCGCTGGAGAATGATCCGCTGGTGCAGTTGGCGGCGACGCGGGCGCGGTTCATGGAACTGGCGGCGATGGCGTTGCCGGACGCGGACCGGCGGACCGTGGAGGCGGCGTTTCTGGTAGGGGCGTTGTCGTTGATCGATGCGGTGTTTGGGGATCCGATCGCGGTGACGCTCGATGATCTGACCGTGTCGCCGACGGTGCGCGCGGCGATCTTGTCCCGGGACGGGGCGCTGGGCGCGCTGCTCGACGTGATCGTCGGGATCGAGCGCGCCGATTGGGCGGCGGTCGAGGTGGGGTGCGGGAGGCTCGTGGGCTTCTCCTCCGCCGAGGCGGGCAAGGTCGCGCTCAAGGCTGCCGCCTGGGCCGCCAGTGCGGATTACACGCTCGATGCGGTGGGGTTGGGGCGGTTCCAGAACTGA